A genome region from Campylobacterota bacterium includes the following:
- a CDS encoding TIGR01212 family radical SAM protein (This family includes YhcC from E. coli K-12, an uncharacterized radical SAM protein.), with protein MREQIFTFGQYLHRRFGFKVSKVPVSISGFTCPNIDGTVAKGGCTFCENDSFSPSLDRARPLKGFFLNLSSAENPFLEQQLRQLEWQFETLSKKLREENGAEKFLVYFQSFTNTYAPLETLRALYEKALSFENVVGLSIGTRSDSITDETMRYLAELSKRTEIWVEFGIQSIYDATLQRINRGHDSANVKEAITKAKSYGLNVCGHLIFGLPGETKEMMLETAKEAYALGIDSVKYHPLYVVKRTALANEYARGEFEPISQELYLEVLSEALRLKPAQVSVQRISAGIDDDTLVAPMWCRDKNDQLKNVNAALRTWGLKY; from the coding sequence ATGCGGGAGCAGATTTTTACGTTCGGGCAATATCTGCACCGCCGATTCGGCTTCAAAGTCTCCAAGGTACCCGTTTCCATTTCGGGGTTCACCTGTCCGAACATCGACGGAACCGTCGCCAAGGGGGGGTGTACTTTCTGCGAGAACGATTCGTTCAGTCCGAGTCTTGACCGCGCCCGCCCGCTGAAAGGCTTTTTTCTCAATCTCTCTTCCGCCGAAAACCCTTTTTTGGAACAGCAGCTTCGTCAGCTGGAGTGGCAGTTCGAAACCCTGTCCAAAAAACTCCGCGAAGAAAACGGTGCCGAAAAATTTCTCGTCTATTTTCAGAGTTTTACGAATACCTACGCTCCTCTGGAAACCCTTAGAGCGCTTTACGAAAAGGCCCTTTCGTTTGAGAACGTCGTGGGGTTGAGCATCGGTACAAGGTCGGACAGCATTACCGACGAAACGATGCGCTATCTCGCCGAACTTTCAAAACGGACCGAAATCTGGGTCGAATTCGGAATCCAGTCGATTTACGACGCGACACTGCAGCGGATTAACCGGGGCCATGACAGCGCCAATGTCAAAGAAGCGATCACAAAAGCCAAAAGCTACGGTCTCAACGTGTGCGGGCATCTCATTTTCGGCCTGCCCGGGGAGACGAAGGAGATGATGCTCGAAACGGCCAAAGAAGCGTATGCGTTGGGGATCGATTCGGTGAAATACCATCCTCTCTACGTGGTAAAGAGGACCGCTTTGGCCAACGAGTATGCCCGTGGGGAATTCGAGCCGATTTCGCAGGAGCTGTATCTTGAAGTGCTTTCCGAAGCGCTGCGGCTTAAACCCGCACAGGTGAGCGTCCAGCGGATCAGTGCGGGGATCGATGACGATACCCTCGTCGCCCCGATGTGGTGCCGGGACAAAAACGACCAGCTCAAAAACGTGAATGCGGCACTCCGAACGTGGGGGCTCAAATACTAA
- the purF gene encoding amidophosphoribosyltransferase, with the protein MRSLNEKCAVVGIFDHPEASKLAYFSLHALQHRGQEAAGISTGDGEKLYTIKDRGLVTQVFDTQKLNTLKGHMAIGHTRYSTAGDDSILDAQPVFARYDLGEMSIVHNGNLTNAKEVRDALIKKGAIFQTFMDTENLIHLIAKSDQHHLTDRIIDAVKKIEGAYSLVFLSRSKMFAMRDPHGFRPLSLGRVGDGYVVASETCAFDLIGAEYIRDVEPGELLIFEKGKAPQSIKVFEATPKHCIFEYVYFARPDSNVYKQNVYEMRKAMGKELAKEQPSIGADMIVPVPDGGVPAAIGYAQQSGIPFEMAIMRNHYIGRTFIEPTQEMRDLKVKMKLSPIEHLIKGKSLVVIDDSIVRGTTSRQIVRMLKAAGAREVHMRISSPPTTDPCFYGVDTPDKEKLIAANMSIEEICAFIEADSLGYLSNEALLHSVNGKEENYCTACFTGKYII; encoded by the coding sequence GTGCGTAGCTTAAACGAAAAATGTGCCGTCGTCGGTATTTTTGACCATCCGGAAGCCTCTAAACTGGCCTATTTCTCTCTTCATGCACTCCAGCACCGCGGCCAGGAAGCGGCCGGTATCAGCACCGGGGACGGCGAAAAACTCTACACGATCAAAGACCGCGGCCTCGTGACGCAGGTATTCGATACCCAAAAACTCAATACGCTCAAGGGCCACATGGCGATCGGCCATACCCGCTACTCTACGGCCGGAGACGACTCGATCCTGGATGCACAGCCTGTCTTTGCCCGCTACGACCTCGGAGAGATGTCGATCGTTCACAACGGGAACCTCACCAACGCCAAAGAGGTGCGCGACGCCCTGATCAAAAAAGGGGCGATTTTCCAGACCTTCATGGACACCGAAAACCTGATCCACCTGATCGCCAAAAGCGATCAGCACCATCTGACCGACCGGATCATCGATGCGGTCAAAAAGATCGAAGGGGCCTATTCGCTGGTCTTCCTCAGCCGCTCGAAAATGTTTGCGATGCGCGATCCTCACGGTTTCCGCCCCTTGAGTCTCGGGCGGGTCGGCGACGGGTACGTCGTCGCATCCGAGACGTGTGCGTTTGACCTGATCGGTGCGGAGTATATCCGTGACGTCGAACCGGGTGAGCTCCTGATTTTTGAAAAAGGGAAAGCCCCCCAGTCGATCAAAGTCTTCGAAGCGACGCCGAAACACTGTATCTTCGAATACGTCTATTTCGCACGTCCCGATTCGAACGTCTACAAGCAAAACGTTTATGAAATGCGAAAAGCGATGGGGAAAGAACTTGCCAAAGAGCAGCCTTCTATCGGTGCTGACATGATCGTCCCCGTTCCCGATGGCGGTGTTCCCGCCGCGATCGGTTACGCGCAGCAAAGCGGTATCCCATTCGAGATGGCGATCATGCGTAACCACTACATCGGCCGTACGTTTATCGAACCGACGCAGGAGATGCGAGACCTGAAGGTCAAAATGAAACTCTCTCCGATCGAGCACCTGATCAAGGGCAAAAGCCTTGTCGTTATCGACGATTCGATCGTCCGCGGCACGACGAGCCGCCAGATCGTCCGGATGCTCAAAGCCGCCGGCGCGCGCGAAGTCCACATGCGGATTTCGAGCCCGCCGACGACCGATCCGTGTTTTTACGGCGTCGATACTCCCGACAAAGAGAAGCTGATCGCGGCGAACATGTCGATCGAGGAGATCTGCGCTTTTATCGAAGCCGATTCGCTCGGATACCTGAGCAACGAAGCCCTTCTGCATAGCGTCAACGGCAAGGAAGAGAATTACTGTACCGCCTGTTTCACGGGCAAATACATCATCTAA
- the dapB gene encoding 4-hydroxy-tetrahydrodipicolinate reductase produces MVRAGVFGAGGRVGKLLIEDLRHEKEISLGAVYVRNELNFSIDPSVLVTNDMATLLKGSDVIIDFSLPEATQLLLEQAIKHPRPLVIGTTGLDNHQMNLLKTASESMPILYATNMSLGVALLNKLVHIAAKTLEGFDIEIVEQHHRHKKDAPSGTALTLAHSAADARNLDLDAVRVSGRNGNIGERTKDEIAVMALRGGDIVGRHTVGFYNEGEFVELHHTATSRNTFSKGAIRAAKWLAGKPNGLYSIQDCLELA; encoded by the coding sequence ATGGTAAGAGCAGGTGTTTTCGGAGCGGGAGGGCGTGTCGGCAAGCTGCTGATCGAAGATTTGCGGCACGAAAAAGAGATTTCACTGGGTGCGGTATACGTCCGCAATGAACTCAATTTTTCGATTGATCCGTCGGTCCTGGTGACCAACGATATGGCGACGCTTCTCAAAGGGTCGGACGTCATCATCGACTTTTCGCTTCCCGAAGCGACGCAGCTTCTCCTTGAACAGGCGATCAAACACCCCAGACCTCTCGTTATCGGGACTACCGGCCTGGACAACCACCAAATGAATCTCCTCAAAACGGCCAGCGAATCGATGCCGATCCTTTATGCGACGAATATGTCGCTGGGGGTTGCGCTGCTGAACAAACTGGTCCACATCGCCGCCAAGACCCTCGAGGGATTCGACATCGAGATCGTCGAACAGCACCACCGCCACAAGAAAGATGCTCCCAGCGGTACCGCGCTGACGCTGGCCCATTCGGCGGCGGACGCACGGAACCTCGATCTGGATGCGGTGCGGGTGAGCGGGCGTAACGGCAATATCGGCGAGCGGACCAAAGACGAGATCGCGGTCATGGCGCTGCGCGGCGGAGACATCGTCGGACGCCATACGGTCGGGTTTTACAATGAAGGGGAATTCGTCGAACTCCACCATACCGCGACAAGCCGCAACACCTTCTCCAAGGGGGCGATTCGCGCGGCAAAATGGCTGGCCGGAAAACCAAACGGCCTTTACTCGATCCAAGACTGTCTTGAACTTGCATAA
- the trxB gene encoding thioredoxin-disulfide reductase, with translation MLDCAIIGGGPAGLTAGLYTTRGGLADVTMFEKGMPGGQITMSSEIENYPGVTGHISGMDLMIPWPEQCQKFGLKHEMAEVVRVSRGAGGIFTVHKGDGSSVEAKSVIVCTGSTPKRAGFVGEDVFFGRGVSTCATCDGFFYKGKEVAVIGGGDTALEEALYLAKICAKVYLIHRRDTFRAAPSTIDRVKHTENIELVLNATPEEVVGDTSGVTGIRVAFADGTTRHIDVPGVFTFVGYNVNNQVLIQEDGSFLCDMTPWGEVKVDLSMKTSVPGLFAAGDMREQAPKQVVCAAGDGAVAALQAIAYVDHH, from the coding sequence ATGCTAGATTGTGCAATTATCGGAGGAGGACCGGCCGGTTTGACGGCTGGGCTTTATACTACGCGCGGAGGGCTCGCGGACGTTACGATGTTTGAAAAAGGGATGCCCGGCGGTCAGATTACCATGAGTTCGGAGATTGAGAATTATCCCGGTGTTACGGGGCACATCAGCGGGATGGACCTGATGATCCCCTGGCCCGAGCAATGCCAGAAATTCGGTTTGAAACATGAAATGGCCGAAGTGGTACGCGTGTCGCGCGGTGCCGGGGGGATTTTTACCGTACACAAAGGGGACGGAAGCAGCGTCGAAGCCAAAAGTGTCATCGTCTGTACGGGGTCAACCCCCAAGCGGGCGGGTTTTGTCGGCGAAGACGTGTTTTTCGGACGGGGGGTGAGTACGTGCGCCACCTGCGACGGCTTTTTTTACAAAGGTAAGGAAGTGGCGGTCATCGGGGGCGGCGATACGGCACTCGAAGAGGCACTCTACCTGGCAAAAATCTGTGCGAAAGTCTATCTGATCCACCGCCGCGATACGTTTCGGGCTGCACCGAGTACGATTGATCGGGTGAAACATACCGAGAACATCGAACTGGTCCTCAACGCCACTCCCGAAGAGGTCGTCGGCGACACGTCGGGAGTGACCGGAATCCGGGTCGCGTTCGCGGACGGAACGACACGTCATATCGACGTACCGGGAGTTTTTACGTTTGTCGGGTACAACGTCAACAACCAGGTACTGATCCAAGAAGACGGCAGTTTTCTGTGCGACATGACACCTTGGGGCGAGGTCAAGGTCGATTTGAGCATGAAAACGTCGGTTCCCGGGCTTTTTGCGGCGGGCGACATGCGCGAACAGGCTCCCAAGCAGGTTGTGTGCGCGGCCGGTGACGGGGCGGTGGCGGCGCTCCAGGCGATCGCTTACGTCGACCATCATTGA
- the trxA gene encoding thioredoxin: protein MGKYIELTVSNFDEVTKEGVALVDFWAPWCGPCRMIAPVIEELAADYDGKAKICKVNTDEEQDIAVKYGIRSIPTILFFKNGEVVEQMVGAASKQAFADKLNALL from the coding sequence ATGGGTAAATACATTGAATTGACAGTTTCAAACTTTGATGAAGTAACAAAAGAGGGTGTCGCATTGGTCGATTTCTGGGCTCCTTGGTGCGGACCATGCCGTATGATCGCTCCGGTTATCGAAGAACTGGCGGCCGACTACGACGGCAAAGCCAAAATCTGTAAAGTGAACACCGATGAAGAGCAGGATATCGCCGTTAAATACGGTATCCGTTCTATCCCGACCATCCTTTTCTTCAAAAACGGGGAAGTGGTCGAGCAAATGGTCGGTGCCGCGTCGAAACAGGCGTTCGCGGACAAACTCAACGCACTTCTTTAA
- a CDS encoding cytochrome c peroxidase produces MKRKGWVIGWMVAGVLLQAAEPIVPIPRSVSYDPDKAALGEKLFADPILSKDRTVACISCHDVFSSGADGKKISTGIRNLQGTMNAPTVFNAAFNFVQFWNGRAKTLSEQALGPIHNPVEMGLPLSEAARRLQSHPEYAKAFAALTGRATLTPDDIAVMIAEYEKTLITPNAKFDRYLRGEIRLSPLEAKGYTLFKTLGCVSCHNGVNIGGNSFQKMGAIIAIPYDARTSDRYALTKRPIDKNVYKVPTLRNIARTAPYFHDGSAATLSEAIARMSYHNLGMTLTPAEIRALVAFLQTLNGELPSKTARR; encoded by the coding sequence ATGAAGCGAAAGGGGTGGGTAATCGGTTGGATGGTTGCGGGAGTGCTGTTGCAAGCGGCCGAACCGATTGTACCGATTCCCCGTTCCGTTTCGTACGATCCGGACAAAGCCGCCCTCGGCGAAAAACTTTTCGCCGATCCCATCCTTTCCAAAGACCGCACCGTCGCCTGCATTTCCTGCCACGACGTCTTCTCGAGCGGCGCCGACGGCAAAAAAATTTCGACCGGCATTCGCAATCTACAGGGGACCATGAACGCACCGACGGTATTCAACGCCGCGTTTAACTTCGTCCAATTCTGGAACGGCCGGGCCAAAACGCTCAGCGAGCAGGCACTGGGGCCAATCCACAACCCGGTCGAAATGGGTCTTCCCCTCTCCGAAGCGGCTCGCCGGCTACAGTCGCACCCCGAGTACGCCAAAGCGTTTGCCGCCCTCACGGGACGCGCGACCCTCACCCCCGACGACATCGCCGTCATGATCGCCGAGTACGAAAAAACCCTGATAACCCCCAACGCCAAATTCGACCGCTACCTTCGGGGTGAAATACGCCTTTCTCCTCTGGAAGCCAAGGGGTACACACTGTTTAAAACCCTCGGCTGCGTCTCGTGCCACAACGGCGTCAACATCGGCGGAAACTCTTTCCAGAAAATGGGGGCCATCATCGCCATCCCCTACGATGCGAGAACCTCCGACCGCTATGCCCTGACCAAGCGTCCGATCGATAAAAACGTCTACAAGGTTCCGACGCTGCGCAACATCGCGCGTACCGCTCCCTATTTCCACGACGGAAGCGCCGCGACCCTCAGCGAAGCGATCGCACGGATGTCGTACCACAACCTGGGAATGACCCTCACTCCCGCGGAGATTCGCGCTCTGGTCGCTTTTTTGCAGACCCTAAACGGGGAACTCCCCTCAAAAACGGCCCGCCGATGA